Part of the Rhizobium sp. WYJ-E13 genome is shown below.
TTTGAAGCTCTTGGCGACGTCGCCAAGGCTCTCGAATCGTCCCTCGGCGAAGCCGAAACCGTAAAAGCCGTCTGGCGCGCTCAGAACAACGTGCCGGTCGATGAGGAAAGAGCCCAGTCGCTTCTGAAGCTCATCGACTCGCTGGAAGACGATGATGACGTGCAGAACGTCTATTCGAACTTCGAAGTCTCGGAAGAGGTTATGGCCAAGCTCTCGGCTTAAAGCCATCCAAGATATTGAATCGAAAACCCGGCCATTCCGCCGGGTTTTTGTTTGCTGGGATACCCTGGCGGCTAGGCCGCAGCTCGCATGAAATTGCCGAGTCCGGCAAAGAGCTCCACCGATTTCAATCGTGCCTCGATATCATGGATCGGCATGGAGATAATGACCTCATCCGCCTGCGTCTCCTTGAGGAACTCATTGAGCTGGGCTTCTGCCGTGGCCGGCGAACCGACGACGGCGTAGCGCAGCGTGTGCTCCACATTCATCTTTTCCATCGGCGACCAAAAGGCATCCATATCCTTAACCGGCCGCGGGAATGGCCCGCGCACATTGCGCCTGAGGTTGACGAACTGCTGCTGGGCCGAGGTGAAGTGATACCGCGCCTCCTCATCCGTTTCAGAAACCGCACCCATGACGCCGACCATCACATAAGGCTTGTCGAGTTCCGCCGAGGGCTGAAAACGGTCGCGATAGATCGCGATCGCATCGAGCAGCATGTCTGGCGCAAAGTGCGAGGCAAAGGCGAAGGGGAGGCCGAGCATGGCCGCAAGCTGGGCGCTGTAGAGGCTGGAGCCGAGCAGCCAGATTGGGATGTGCGAGTTGTTGCCTGGTACGGCGAGGATTGCCTGGTTTTCGCTCGGTGCACCAAGAAGCTGCTGCAGTTCCACCACATCATTGGGGAAACTGTTGGCACCCGCGTCGAGGTTGCGCCGCAGTGCCTGCGCCGTGCGCATGTCCGTTCCCGGCGCGCGGCCGAGACCGAGATCGACGCGGCCAGGAAACAACGCTTCCAGCGTGCCGAACTGCTCGGCGATGACGAGCGGCGCGTGGTTCGGCAGCATCACGCCGCCCGAACCGATGCGGATGGTCTTCGTCATCGCCCCGATCTGCCCGAGGATGACAGATGTCGCCGCGCTCGCGACACCGGGCATGCCATGATGCTCCGCCATCCAGAAACGCGTATAGCCGAATTCCTCAGCCTTCTGCGCCATGCGCTTCGACGCCGCAAAGGATTGGCTGATGGTCGTGCCTTCAGCCACGGGAGAAAGATCGAGAATGGAAAAGGGAACCATGGAAACCTGCCGCGCAAGAATGGGAGTGCGGTCTATGTAGGTTCGCTATGGCGCTATTCCAAATCGCGGCGCAAACAAAAGCTGCCGCGGAAAATAACCGTCATTCGTCGAAAGCCGGGGAGAATTTCAACGCGCCTGATGGTGGCGATCCCTTGAAGACGATCCGCTGGACATATCTCGTATCGAGATCCCCATAGGTCAACTTTCCGTCACTCTCGAAGCCGACACCACGATATACTGCGGGATTGCCGATCAGGGCGCAGCCTGTCGCACCACGCTCTATCAGCAGATCGAGCCCTTTCAGGATCAACGCTCTGCCGATCCCCTGCCGCTGCCGCTCCGGCTTTACCGAAATCGGCCCGAGCCCATACCACCCATCCTTGATGTCACCGATTGTGATGGGCGAGAAGGCGACATGGCCGATGATCTGCCCGCCTTCTTCGGCGACGAGCGACAGTGTCAAATCACCCGACCCACGAAGATCCCTGACGATCCGCGCTTCGGTATTGTTGCTGTAAGGCATCGGCTCGAACGCCACCCAAGTCAGCTCGTGAATGGCATCCGCATCCTCAGGCCTTTCGAACCGGATCAGCATGATGCGATCAGGCCCGCCTGCGCAGCTGATGCACGTCGGCGCTGTGCTGCTGATATCCTTCGGCAAGGGTGAAATTGCCGAGCTGGCGGTCCATCTCCACAGCTTCCGTTGCCAGACGATGGATCGCGGCCGTCGTCTCCTCGACCATCGCCGCATTCTGCTGCGTCATGGAATCAAGCTCGGCGACCGCGCTGTTGATCTGCCGCAGCGTATCGGCCTCCTCGCGAGTCGATTCCATGATCTCATTGATCTGACCGTTGATAGCCTCGACATGGCCGCCAATGCCGGTCAGCGCCAGCCCTGCCCGTTCGACCAGCGCCACGCCGCTTTCGACCTCATGCGTGGATTTCTGCAGCAGGCTGGAGATTTCCTTGGCGGCGCTCGAAGACCGCTGCGCCAGTTCGCGCACTTCCATGGCGACGACCGCAAAGCCCTTGCCGCTTTCGCCGGCACGCGCTGCCTCGACGCCGGCATTCAGCGCCAGCAGATTGGTCTGGAAGGCGATATCGTCGATAACAGAGATAATGGTGTTGATCTGCCGCGACGACGCCTGGATCGCTTCCATGGCTGCAATCGTCTCCTGCATGATCTGGCTGGAGCCGACCGTCTCCTTCTTGGCGTCGCGGGCGATGCGCGCCGCCTGCTCGGCGCGCTCGATCTGCACGCGCACAGACTGTGTGATGGCGCTGATCGCGTTGGCCGTCTCGGTGATCGAGCTTGCCTGCCGCTCGGTGCGGCCGGCCAGTTCGTCCGCCCCAGTGCGCATCTCCTCGGAGCCTGCCCGGACGGCCATGGAGTTGCCGCCGATCGCCGTCATCGTTTCGTTGAGCGTCGCCAGCGCCTCGTTGAAGTTCACGCGCAGACTTTCAAGCTCGCTCGGGAAATGGGTTTCGATCTGGTAGGCCAGATCGCCGCTCGCCAGATGATGAAGCCCCTCGTCGAGCGCACTGACGACGTCCTGCAGGCTGCGGGCTTCCGCCTCGCGCTGTGCAAGGTTCTGCTGGCGCTCGCTTTCGGCATGTGCACGCGTCTGCTCGCTTGCTGCTTCAAGTTGACGGCCTTCGATCAGCGACTGCTTGAAACGAGCAAGCGCCTTCGCCATCGTGCCGATCTCGTCCTTGCGGTTCTGGCTGCCAATCTCGACTTCCAGATTGCCGTCAGCGACTTCGCGAGTCACGCCCGCAAGGCGGGCGAGCGGCGAGAACAGGAAGTTGGTAATGAGCCCTGTGGC
Proteins encoded:
- a CDS encoding LLM class flavin-dependent oxidoreductase; the encoded protein is MVPFSILDLSPVAEGTTISQSFAASKRMAQKAEEFGYTRFWMAEHHGMPGVASAATSVILGQIGAMTKTIRIGSGGVMLPNHAPLVIAEQFGTLEALFPGRVDLGLGRAPGTDMRTAQALRRNLDAGANSFPNDVVELQQLLGAPSENQAILAVPGNNSHIPIWLLGSSLYSAQLAAMLGLPFAFASHFAPDMLLDAIAIYRDRFQPSAELDKPYVMVGVMGAVSETDEEARYHFTSAQQQFVNLRRNVRGPFPRPVKDMDAFWSPMEKMNVEHTLRYAVVGSPATAEAQLNEFLKETQADEVIISMPIHDIEARLKSVELFAGLGNFMRAAA
- a CDS encoding GNAT family N-acetyltransferase — encoded protein: MLIRFERPEDADAIHELTWVAFEPMPYSNNTEARIVRDLRGSGDLTLSLVAEEGGQIIGHVAFSPITIGDIKDGWYGLGPISVKPERQRQGIGRALILKGLDLLIERGATGCALIGNPAVYRGVGFESDGKLTYGDLDTRYVQRIVFKGSPPSGALKFSPAFDE
- a CDS encoding methyl-accepting chemotaxis protein, producing the protein MAQRFQSLSFKVIATFILLTTLSVAVINILAYFASSRVSDEQALKAKESVLIFRGDMLQDQLVQLENQATSITRIEALQMAITSLKSGWKTIEKSSGDARGELKKVFVTNNPNPADQREKLAKPEAPSGFYYSNHEKTQSEVARDLADTAFGDFLIVDLDGTVLYSYKKNDDFAENLKSDAWKSTGAGIAYAKAIENTANATDDSAPTAFSGLRVDAKSGKSAIFYAVPIVKLGQAKGLMLFKVRDDVVTSILAKGIVAGGTAQAAIISSDGSAVGLNASGQLATLDTAPFTFAKDALASSAMTVADFERADGAARAYVRGIDYRGDRFLVVESVLLSELNAGSIEIATLLTWIGIGVLVIMAVATGLITNFLFSPLARLAGVTREVADGNLEVEIGSQNRKDEIGTMAKALARFKQSLIEGRQLEAASEQTRAHAESERQQNLAQREAEARSLQDVVSALDEGLHHLASGDLAYQIETHFPSELESLRVNFNEALATLNETMTAIGGNSMAVRAGSEEMRTGADELAGRTERQASSITETANAISAITQSVRVQIERAEQAARIARDAKKETVGSSQIMQETIAAMEAIQASSRQINTIISVIDDIAFQTNLLALNAGVEAARAGESGKGFAVVAMEVRELAQRSSSAAKEISSLLQKSTHEVESGVALVERAGLALTGIGGHVEAINGQINEIMESTREEADTLRQINSAVAELDSMTQQNAAMVEETTAAIHRLATEAVEMDRQLGNFTLAEGYQQHSADVHQLRRRA